The nucleotide sequence ggtgagtgtatgtataaatcatgtcacatgtagcattgtaaatagatggataaataaatatacacacactgcataaataaatacattgggtcACTCTAGAGAATTAGCTGTCTCTGGCGTTGTGAATAGCTAGCACATATTTAGCCGCTGGTGCAGCTGTATCATCATCTTCTCCGAGTAAGaaggacattttttcagtgtcactcagttcatagaatgatgggatcaaggcttcaaatttgggcagaaacgtttctcttatattgttatatttagagcaaaagagcagaacgtgttcctcatgtgctgtagatcacagtgtctacagatcctctgctctctctctgtccatgtttGTCTACGTCTTCCTCTCTCTATCTGTAGGTCGTGGTCACTTAATCTGTATTTGGAGaggatttgtctttctttaaaatgtttaataaatagataACTGGCCAATTTAGTGGTTCTATTGAGGGTCGTGTAACATTGGAGTAACATTGGagtttattgtacattttatctctcaaataaaaggttcaaataagaggttaaaaacaagcacatatcggccaaatatcgacCAAAAtgaatcggcagcattaatccggacttcaaaagatcggcattggcctgaaaaaacccatatcggtcgacctctagtccagagcgctctgaagcaggttttcatcaaggatgtctctgtacatttctgcattcatctttccctcgatcctcactagtctcccagttcctgccgctgaaaaacattcccacagcatgatgctgctaccaccatgcttcactgtagggatggtattggccaggtgatgagcagtgcctggtttcctccagacatgacgcttgccattcaggccaaagagttcaatctttgtttcatcagaccagagcatttcgtttctcatggtctgagagtccttctggtaccttttggcaaactccaggcaggctgtcatgtgccatttactgaggagtggcttccatctggtcACTGTACCctacaggcctgattggtagaGTGCTGTAGAGATGTTGGTTCTTCTGgcagaaatgctggagctctgtcagagtgaccatcaggttcttggtcacctccctgattaaggcccttctcccccgatcgctcagtttggctaggcggccagctctaaggaagagtcctggtggttccaaacgtcttccatttacggatgatggaggccactgcgctcattgggaccttcaatgctgcagacatttttctgtacccttccacagatctgtgcctcgatacaatcctgtctcggtgGTCTACAGagaattccttggacttcatggcttggtttgtgctctgacatgcactgttaacagtgggaccttatatagacaggtgtgtgcctttccaaatcatgtccaatcaactgaatttaccacaggtggactccaatcaagttgtagaaacatctcaaggatgattagtggaaacaggatgcacctgagctaaattttgagtgtcatggcaaaggctgtgaatatatttatgtacatgtgattttcattttttcttcttttttataaatttgcaaagatttcaaacaaacttctttcacattgtaattatggggtattgtttgtagaattttaggaaaataatgaatttaataaattttggaataaggttgtaacataacaaaatgtggaaaaagtgaagcgctgtgaatgctttccggatgcactgtaactgGGAGTGGGCGAGCGAGCCAATTTTCTGCAAACAGAAATGCGTGATGTGTCATGTGCACGTGCTCAAAGGTTTTAGTCTATCACAAAGTTGTGGAAGAACAGAAACAGGCATTTTTCAGCTTAGGTTCAATAAATCATCTTGGAGTTATGAAATAGTATGTTTTCATAGCacaattaattgttttatttcaaaagatcaaggaaaacttGAATCCTTGTGATTTTAAACCGTTTAAATTTTAAATGACAATCCGTAATTCCTGAGATCATTCACAGGATTTGCATTGGTGTTTCATTatagtgtgaatgtgttttgtttttttgtcacattaGCATGACTGATTGTTCTGTCATATATGTAAAAGAGCCTACAGCAAAAGTCACAGatgtctttgtttttttatgcTAAAGCCAATCATTGTGTGTCCCAAATGGGAAATGAGaatgaaaaaattacattacaaaaacaaaacgaAAACAGCACTAAAAAGTACCAATTACTTCAATGTTGACATGTTTTTAGACATGTGgtatagtacattttaaaaacactgtaccattatataaaaatatggtAATCACATCAAAGTTAATATTCAACACATAAtattccaaataattttttattttacttgtgcTTTACACACTTTGTGACACTTAGGTGTGCTACATAAAccacaatgacaaaaataaaagcaaagtaagAGTTAATAAATAGAACTCCTCTGTATTATATATTCACACTGTTCTGTACAGTCCTATAGGCCatatatgaaaaagaaaatatgaccctTAATGTCCCGTAAATACAGAGAATCAGTCTGTTTTCTGCACATATCTTCTCAATTCATACACACCACTGTGACTGTGCGTGCATTTGAGTCTACATGATTGTGCAGCTCTTGGCTCTGTCCTCCCTGAGGGTAGGGGCTGGTTCAAGGGGTGTGGCTTCCGAGCTGACTGGCAGTAGAGGCTGATTAGATATGCGCTTGAGAGTGCGGCGTGATGAGCTTCGCTTAAGGCTTGGGGCGGGGCCACGTCTGACAGACACGAGCGTGGTGATGTGAAAGACGTCTCGGACGCTGTTCACGCACATACGGGACGAACACTCCACATACGCAACTGCGCCCAACTCACGCGCTCGTAGACTCCCCTAGAAGGAAGAAAGGAATTGTGGATCGTGAATGTGAGAGTGAGAATGCGAGAGACAGAAAAGGATAGATGGATATAAATATGGAGAGAGGCCGAGATTATTAAAGTGCATTCATGAACTAACtgtgcgcgcgcacacacttGCTTACAAAAAAGGCTCAGACACAAGTAGCGACAGTAGTgtgacattttatatatttaatctaaaactattttaaacagtccCTTTTTCTAATTCTTTTAtgaacatgcagattttatgagCTCTATTAACTGAGAGACTTTatgaaatatttgtacatttgtcaCAGCACAGGACCTTATAAGATGAAATGCAATGAAGCTAAAATGACAAAACACATAAAATGGACTATGCATTGgtttcccactcttttcaaccaatacatttccatgacttgaaAGCTAATTTCCATGCCAAAACATTTAGCTTTTCATTCTGAAAATGGCACCAAAATCACATATTCGAAAATGTGTCAAATAAATAAACCCACACCAttgtttgatttttattaaactgaaaaaatttcattttaaacTTAATCCATAACACATTGTGTGAATCCTAAAATGGACGGGATTTTTAGCAGCATATCGTTGTCTCTAATTGGTAAGGTATTTTAAATAACATGATATATTTTAAACACATAATGTGTTTTTAATCTAGTGCAATGTAATATCCCAATTAAATTTTTTAGGAAAGAGCAAAATGcctttccatgatttttccaatGTTGGCATTGCATACTAATTATTGCATTCAGTATTCCAAgtgctcatttgtatttatttaatagcctatattaattataatagttTAAATGATATTAAGCTTTTTGgtttttaagcttttaaaatgaataattacaTGTGTTCTTATTGTGGACATTTATGAATTCACATACACATTGATATAAcagctgttttatatttttatcacattcagattttttttccagCAGTCCACTTAAGCTCTTGCAGCAGCCGCGGTGTTTCTTATTgctgtgtaaatgtctttaatttcTATATCTTAAAACTGTACAGTGATCCCTGGCGCTGTGTAAATCATCATGATTTAATCCTCCGTGATCTAATGTGCAGTGTAAATTAGATTTAAGTTTTATAACAATCTCCTGCTGTGctgattaaatatatttaaattcttcatattttcataatgattGGCTTTCAGTGGAGAGATAAATCCTGCCGACTCTCGCGAGAATTGAATCTCAATCGCGCTCTTTCTCTCCATGTTGATTGGCTGTTCGCTGCAATCGTCATTCATTCATGTGCACGAGCACGTGAACAAATCTTAAACTCAGGAACAAAGCCTGAGTCGATAGAGAAGGTCTATGAGCAGCATCATGGTACCAGTAAAGCCTGATTGGATTGGTTTGGTTTTGTCAATTTGTAACCAATCCTGTAACCCGAGCTTGGTGAGTGAGCTTCATGGTATAGGCAAcggtggaaatcaacattatgcagaaAATTCTGTTCAataagcttaacttgaattgaatccGGAACACTCCTCTAAACCTCATTTAAAATCgcatacatttgtgtgtgtgtgtgtgtgtgtgtgtgtgtgtgtgtgtgtgtgtgtgtgtgtgtgtgtgtgtgtgtgtgtgtgtgtgtgtgtttcgaaATACTGATTATATTGAGTCAGTGTAGAAGACTTGCGTCATCAGTTTCTGTGTGCCTGTGTACAGTACCATGCCTCTTTACTTGCATTCGTTTACTATGCTAACCACATCCTGTAAATCCCAATGCTGATACCTTTGTGggttttttttgtgcatgtgtgtgtggtggtggggtaaaaagcacattttaaccACACTCTCTTTTTCTTCATATTACAGTCCCCTGTGTGTATGGGTGTATGCTCACCTGTTCATGTGTAACTGGTATGAGCCTCTGTTTGGACAGTTCTCGTAAGGTGCTGACATCTGTTCTCATATCCAGCTTACAGCCAACCAACACCAACTTCGCATTAGGACAATACTCCTGAGCCTCTACCTGccactgaaagaaagaaagaaagatggtaacactttctatgaagcccatatttataatgcattgtaaagtcattataatgcattattaatgtCCACCCATTCGATGTAAATTGAGATATTACCAAAACACTTGTAAAGCTTAAAATATATCAGAAAATCTCTCTTAAAAGTCTTGGgtgtaaacaaaccaaaaaaatcaaACTGGTTCTATGGACTTTAttcaataaactttaatgtttgtgcatcttatttggagaattattttatatgtaaCTTCCATTGTATACATTTGACTTGTAATGTATTATATGTTTTAAGTTTATGCTATGACTTACAGTATGTTATGActtttgtaactttacttaaagcaggCAAAGACCACTTAATATGATCATACCATATagccttttgactgtttacactaaGCTGGTTTGACAGCACTTATACGATTAACTTTATTAGCTTCTTGTGcattaaaattggatgttgcttgtgttataatgcattatactctttaagtataactatgaataggggaagtcttataatgtactataactgtagttataattatttatgagaagatAAAACTTATTGTAAGGTTGTATTATGaggcattatgaatgcagtataaagCATGAATAATGATGTGGTGGTGGAGGCATGGTTGAGCGCCGGCTTGTGAagggagagcgagatcaggaggtgagaacagtaaggatcatcacctggcaatgattgtctctaacagctgtaattgcagtgagagtggagatgggTTTTAAGAGCGAGTCAGACGGCAGTGAGGAGAGACGCATGAAgcaatgtttttatgtttgtgtatttatgttaaACGTGTCTGCTGAAAAGCAGCATGTGCATTGAGTGTTATGGCTGGAAAGCCTTAttgtgttacactgaaaagttTATGCGCAATAATTGTCTAAGTGCTGTGTCAAGCCGGTCCCAGATTCCTCCTTTGCCATTCTTGATTCCGTAAcaaatgcctttacaatgcattataaaaatgggcttcatagaaagtgttaccaaagaaATGTATGTGCACTAGTGCATAATGTACTGTACTTACAAATGACCAAATGTAAGCTGCTttgcataaaagcatctgctaaatgattaaatgtaaagtagatatgtgtgagagagtaagaGGATGAGGGAAGCAAATTGGCCAGGTCTTGTCTGATTTGTTACAAATATTCACATTCATGCCCATCCAAACTAAATCATACAGTGTTCATACCTAATTACTATACATTATAGCAAACAACGACAGCGCCACATTCCTCTTATAGCCAGTGTGGATCAGAATGACCACAATAAGCCCTTATCAGAAGCATTCCTGCTAAAGCAGAACCAGCCAGAGCCAGTTGTTCAAACGGGCtgtgtgtgagaatgcatggGCGTTTGTGTGTGTAGTCCACTGGCCTCTGCTAAGGTTCAACTATGTCAGCTATGGCACCATTTCACAGCTTCTGAATGTGTTCAGCCATCCATCAGAACAACACTGTGATCTTTAACCTTAAATGCCACCCTTCATTGGCCAATCAGAGGCCTCCACCGGCCTTTCAGCATTCCACATCAGGCTTGTGCTCCGCCCCTGTGGCCTCAGCCGTGGGAGGGATCAGAGGTGAGATGCTGTAGTcattggtgaaaaaaaaaatgtcaatgtgCAGGGACACCAGAGGAACAGTGAGAGGTTAGAGGTTATGAAATGCCTATCAGGATGGATTTCCAAGATGAAAGACATTTGGAGAGGAATTTGAAATCATTacgtcatctctctctctgtcaatgTAATTAATGGGGTGGTGTGAATTTCCCCTACCGgcatttaccatggtaaccataatttacatttttacatgtatttaaatgtCCACCAAAATATCATATGGCTGTAAAttaataatcatttaattatGTATCTCCTTCAAACAGTTTAAGAAGCGTTCAGAATATCCTTTTTTTTAATGGGGGTAATACCAAGCGACCACAATTTATTGCAGTAACAATAACttgtttaatcaaatcaaatcaaaccaaaCCAGAATAGCTGTATCGATACCCAGCTCTAGTTATAAATGAGAGAATATTGATAGTTTTAGGGGTGTAAGCATGCCAAACAAAAACACTTTCAAATGAATATTATGGCAGAAGCAATGGTTACCATGGTTAACTTTTGAAAGGGTTTTTGTTTGGCAGACTTACATCACAGTTTTGTCATGGTTTTGGATCTCATTTTATGCAATtaatctgcacttgggttcttttcATCTACGTGCTGTTCCTGCTAAACGTTACAGACGCTCTTTATTGAACTGCTGACTTTTTAAAGAATCTGTTCCCAGAAGGGATGAATGAAGAATTGGTTTTAAAGAATTCTCAtgaatttttcaattattttacatttctaatTTTATCAACtctgtttataattattttatgcatattACAGTTGttaatgtatttttcaaaatgtttgtttttatttaattttattagatgagaacattttttacaatttacaagAAGATAAAATTAATCATATGTTTTTTTCTCACAGTGATATAACTGGAAGATACTATACCATATGA is from Xyrauchen texanus isolate HMW12.3.18 chromosome 8, RBS_HiC_50CHRs, whole genome shotgun sequence and encodes:
- the LOC127647839 gene encoding rho-related GTP-binding protein RhoN-like, with protein sequence MIHSFSVKKDRYQAADVREALGGRTVLIMMEGQCSRCKIVVVGDTQCGKTALLHVFAKDSYPESYVPTVFENYTASFEIDKHRIELNMWDTSGSSYYDNVRPLAYPDSDAVLICFDISRPETLDSIPKKWQVEAQEYCPNAKLVLVGCKLDMRTDVSTLRELSKQRLIPVTHEQGSLRARELGAVAYVECSSRMCVNSVRDVFHITTLVSVRRGPAPSLKRSSSRRTLKRISNQPLLPVSSEATPLEPAPTLREDRAKSCTIM